A single Bos mutus isolate GX-2022 chromosome 16, NWIPB_WYAK_1.1, whole genome shotgun sequence DNA region contains:
- the AADACL4 gene encoding LOW QUALITY PROTEIN: arylacetamide deacetylase-like 4 (The sequence of the model RefSeq protein was modified relative to this genomic sequence to represent the inferred CDS: inserted 1 base in 1 codon) produces MVVLWLVLPAALGTFFLGVFVWAVFEHFLTTDVPSALRHPAKFRFLHCIFVYVVTLGNIFKKIGVCSLLRFLQFLQKSVRIKEDPALVVTNLRFGTIPVRLFQPKTPSPSPQRGIIFFHGGAALAGSLDIYHSLCGSLARETDSVLLAVGYCKLPDHHYHTISNDCLNASIHFLKTLGTYGVDSSRVVLCGDSVGAGVAALISQILVGRLDLPQIRAQVLIYPLLQIINFQLPSFHQNSHIPFLTQKFMITCMFRYLLIDSSWWDAIVTGVXIPPKVWKKYRKWLSTDNLPNRFKKTGCQPVFPAPFNGAAYLENKHLLDVENSPLVRDDEIIGQLPEAFLVSCENDMLRDDALLYKKRLEDQGVPVKWYHVEDGFHGSLMLFDKKSFSFPCSLKIMNAIVSYIKSIM; encoded by the exons ATGGTTGTCCTGTGGCTGGTGCTTCCAGCTGCGCTAGGCACCTTTTTCCTGGGGGTCTTTGTCTGGGCTGTCTTTGAGCACTTCCTCACCACTGATGTCCCCTCTGCTTTACGACATCCTGCCAAGTTCCGATTTCTGCACTGCATATTCGTCTACGTGGTCACTTTG GGGAATATATTTAAGAAGATAGGGGTTTGCTCCCTGCTCAGATTTCTCCAGTTTTTGCAGAAGAGTGTGAGAATCAAGGAGGATCCTGCGCTCGTGGTAACCAACCTGCGTTTTGGGACCATACCAGTCAGGCTGTTCCAGCCCAAgacaccctcccccagcccccagcgaGGCATCATCTTCTTCCATGGAGGAGCCGCCTTAGCGGGGAGCCTGG ACATATACCACAGCCTGTGTGGTTCTCTAGCCCGGGAGACCGACTCTGTGCTGCTGGCAGTTGG GTACTGCAAGCTTCCTGATCACCATTACCATACCATTTCCAATGATTGCCTGAATGCCTCCATTCACTTCCTGAAGACCCTGGGAACATATGGGGTGGATTCCTCCCGGGTTGTGCTCTGTGGAGACAGTGTTGGGGCAGGAGTAGCGGCCTTGATCTCCCAGATCTTGGTGGGCAGGTTGGATCTTCCTCAAATCCGGGCCCAGGTCCTGATTTATCCTCTCCTCCAAATCATCAATTTTCAACTGCCATCCTTTCACCAGAACTCACACATTCCATTCCTCACCCAGAAGTTCATGATAACTTGCATGTTTAGATACCTGCTTATCGACTCCTCCTGGTGGGATGCCATCGTGACCGGGG TTATTCCCCCCAAAGTCTGGAAGAAGTACCGAAAGTGGCTCAGCACTGACAACCTACCCAACAGGTTCAAGAAGACAGGCTGccaacctgtgtttcctgccccTTTTAATGGGGCTGCCTATCTAGAAAACAAACACTTGTTAGATGTGGAAAATTCACCCCTTGTAAGGGATGATGAGATCATAGGCCAGCTTCCGGAGGCCTTCCTGGTGAGCTGTGAGAATGATATGCTCCGTGATGACGCCTTGCTCTATAAGAAGCGTTTGGAGGATCAGGGGGTCCCTGTGAAGTGGTACCATGTGGAGGATGGCTTTCATGGATCACTGATGTTGTTTGATAAGAAGTCGTTCTCTTTCCCATGCTCCCTGAAAATTATGAATGCTATAGTCAGTTATATAAAGAGCATAATGTAA